From a region of the Babesia bovis T2Bo chromosome 1, whole genome shotgun sequence genome:
- a CDS encoding RLL sequence motif containing protein — protein sequence MCKVINSQRFLERKLRAVNIDVPSNIVKSFKVLVLKLEEEYIRHYTIVERQTLRDLNSIHWVPSLRRYCNSLGVSISDNFFINDDLTLEGIFYILNKLTSIALEEEYVDLASDSQLESFDNSNYLDLAHRNLDIMKEKVNHIFECLDIPPLGSHSSVGEVRSAIELLLELFYRWSHETSKGNTQDVEFMIDLGEVPSGIISEKRTVVTATRILRALHSKELSRLQDEIIWLTERFQQLTANPCTNIKSS from the exons ATGTGTAAAGTTATAAATAGTCAGCGCTTTCTTGAGCGTAAGCTACGGGCTGTTAATATCGATGTTCCATCGAATATAGTAAAAAGTTTTAAAGTCTTAGTTTTGAAGCTAGAGGAAGAATACATAAGGCATTACACTATTGTAGAACGCCAGACGCTAAGAGATCTAAATTCCATCCACTGGGTTCCATCGTTGAGAAGG TATTGCAACTCACTAGGAGTTAGCATTAGTGATAACTTTTTTATAAACGACGATCTTACACTTGAAGGaattttttatatattgaataaaTTAACTTCGATAGCATTAGAAGAAGAGTATGTAGATTTAGCGTCAG ATTCTCAACTAGAGTCTTTTGATAATAGCAATTACTTGGACTTAGCCCATCGTAATTTGGATATAATGAAAGAAAAGGTCAATCATATATTTGAATGTCTTGATATACCACCATTAGGAAGCCACAGTTCTGTTGGGGAAGTCCGTTCAGCCATAGAACTCCTATTAGAGTTATTTTATAGATGGTCACATGAAACATCGAAAGGGAATACGCAAGATGTGGAATTTATGATAGATTTGGGTGAGGTTCCTTCTGGTATAATATCAGAGAAACGAACTGTAGTCACAGCTACTCGTATATTACGTGCACTTCATT CTAAAGAACTTTCGAGGCTGCAGGACGAAATAATATGGCTCACAGAGAGATTCCAACAGTTAACGGCAAATCCATGCACCAACATTAAGTCatcataa
- a CDS encoding putative integral membrane protein, whose amino-acid sequence MLLSTPIVNSKHVVIEIRGGSMAMNELSCQELLYKVKGTCRVSGIRPNGFITYRDCKQLLSDSDYIANIDSRFECILARLYPVSAIILHDSVLVVANGNMNLDGFLRTLCNITREYHLQYVDITSSRRQCRGGTDDIEVSIDLTLPFEVKVLECCYNAALVQLNEDMTAIEEKFKVVEQMLLGKRPYQEINMVLHNLKQPVVNMCEILKGFTEMMDEFLNDEDAIKLLEFKTHMSFYGPEAQLSDFAERVVNRDLENLLEYFDQEVDQMARRSRTLGTSLTELEKHITVALAIIRNEMMRFELICSILSTAFAAGACLSGLFGMNVVNSFENSHAAFIVISIIAFVCLLFAVVVTKMLIYRHRV is encoded by the exons ATGTTGTTGAGTACGCCTATTGTGAATAGCAAGCATGTGGTGATAGAGATTCGTGGCGGAAGCATGGCTATGAATGAACTGTCATGCCAAGAGCTGCTATACAAGGTGAAAGGGACATGCCGTGTTTCCGGTATAAGGCCCAACGGATTCATCACTTATAGGGACTGTAAGCAGCTGTTGTCTGATAGTGattatattgcaaatattgATTCAAGGTTTGAATGCATTCTTGCACGATTGTATCCGGTGTCTGCTATTATACTTCATGACTCCGTCTTGGTTGTTGCCAACGGAAATATGAACTTGGATGGATTTCTCCGTACCTTGTGTAATATCACACGCGAATATCACCTTCAATATGTGGACATTACATCTTCGCGGCGTCAATGCAGGGGAGGTACCGATGATATTGAGGTGTCTATTGATCTGACACTTCCCTTCGAAGTGAAAGTTTTAGAATGTTGTTATAACGCTGCCCTGGTACAATTAAATGAAGATATGACTGCAATTGAGGAAAAGTTTAAGGTTGTGGAGCAAATGCTTTTGGGGAAGCGTCCTTACCAAGAAATAAACATGGTACTACACAATTTAAAGCAGCCTGTTGTCAATATGTGTGAAATTTTAAAAGGCTTTACTGAAATGATGGATGAATTTTTGAATGATGAAGATGCTATAAAGTTATTGGAATTCAAGACTCACATGTCGTTTTATGGACCTGAAGCCCAGCTTTCTGATTTT GCGGAGAGGGTTGTAAATCGCGATTTGGAGAATCTTTTGGAATATTTCGATCAGGAAGTTGATCAG ATGGCACGGCGCTCACGGACTCTGGGAACATCATTAACTGAGCTAGAGAAACATATAACAGTCGCACTTGCCATTATACGTAATGAAATGATGCGATTTGAGCTCATATGCAGTATCCTCAGCACAGCCTTTGCAGCTGGCGCTTGCTTATCCG GGCTTTTCGGTATGAACGTTGTAAACAGCTTTGAAAACAGCCACGCTGCCTTCATCGTGATATCAATTATAGCGTTTGTTTGCCTCCTTTTTGCGGTGGTTGTAACTAAAATGCTCATATATAGGCATCGAGTATAA
- a CDS encoding putative integral membrane protein yields MHRVTTSSWSLKAIAPRMFWQCVNNSSITYYLLPLQLMLVVLDYTYLNITFDAFPWKWWVFHTFCSPITTVFIAYWLPTIYPPGKDEIAIKGEQTCFREYALYANRVMREAILKLNPNVDRAYLQQRVVVSPTLRQKLMARLYGPVLQNNIELQMRKYAKLKK; encoded by the coding sequence ATGCACAGAGTAACTACCAGTAGTTGGTCTTTAAAAGCAATAGCACCTCGAATGTTTTGGCAATGTGTCAACAATAGCTCTATCACATACTATTTGTTGCCCCTCCAACTCATGCTGGTTGTACTTGACTACACGTACTTAAACATCACATTTGACGCCTTTCCGTGGAAGTGGTGGGTGTTCCACACTTTCTGTTCACCCATCACTACGGTGTTTATCGCATACTGGTTGCCTACTATTTATCCACCCGGTAAAGATGAAATTGCTATTAAAGGCGAACAAACTTGCTTCCGGGAGTACGCCTTATATGCGAATCGGGTTATGCGTGAGGCAATTCTCAAGCTCAACCCCAATGTAGACCGCGCTTACCTCCAACAAAGGGTTGTAGTTTCACCAACACTACGTCAGAAGCTGATGGCACGTTTATATGGACCGGTGCTGCAAAACAATATAGAATTACAGATGCGGAAATACGCAAAATTGAAGAAGTAA